In the genome of Paenibacillus pabuli, the window CGGGCTTTGTTCCGCTGAATGAAATCTTCCTGCTTCTTGATATATTCCTGCTGTTTCTCATAAGCATCAATATGCTGAGCCTTATTCATGTCGGCCATTTCAAGGAATTTGTTATAGTTCGCTGAATAACGCGTCAATTTGGCAAATTCCAGATGATAAATAACGTTAACGACCTCATTCATAAACTCCGTATCATGCGAAATCAGAATAAACGCATACGGATAATCCTTCAGGTAACGTGTCAGCCATTCAATGTGTTCTACATCAAGGTAGTTCGTCGGCTCATCCAGCAGAAGTGCTGTGGGTTTCTCCAGTAAAAGCTTGGCAAGCAATACCTTTGTACGCTGACCACCACTAAGCGCGGCCACGTCACGATCCAGACCGATGGCGGACAAGCCAAGACCATTTGCCATCTCTTCTACTTTCACATCAATCAGATAAAAATCACCTTGCTCCAATTGTTCCTGAATGTCACCCATTTCTTCCAGCAACGATTCGAGCTTATCTGGATCGGCGTCTGCCATCTGATCGGTGATGGACATCATTTCTTTCTCCAGCTCAAGCAATGGCAGGAACGCATCCTTCAACACATCACGAATCGTTTTTCCAGGCGTGAGCTTGGTATGCTGATCCAGATATCCATAACGAACTTTGGGGGTCCATTCGACCTTCCCTTCGTCCTTTAACAATTTCCCGGTAAGGATGTTCATCAATGTGGACTTACCCACACCATTTGCACCAACAAGGCCTACACGTTCTCCGGCAAGTAAACGAAAAGATACATTTTTAAATAACGTGCGGTCTCCAAAATTGTGACTCACGTTCTCTACTGACAATAAACTCATAAGATGAGGTTGCTCCTATCTATTGGACATTACTATCGTTCCGAAACCCTATTTTAGCACAGGTATCGCCTTTTCTGAAAGTAATGTAAACCTCTCACCAAACCTCAGTTTTTTATTACAAAAAGACTGCCGTTAATTTAACGAACAGTTAAACTCAAAATATCCTTGCGCTGCCGCTTGTTTGGCATTTGTAAACACTTCTTCGGCTCTATAACCATTGCTACATGTGGAAGGGTAATAATATTTAATTCCACTTACCGGATCAACTCCGCCAACAATAGCTGTTTTCTTAACCAGTCTGCCACCACCGATAGCATAATTGTTAATTTTTTGGTTACCTACAGGTATTCCCTGAATAAAAGCCATAAGGCCCGTGTCATTTAACGAATTGTACCAGTCTTCCTGTGAAATTAAAGGCATGGTAAAGGTATAGGAAACACCATTCCTTCTTGCAAACTCATTATGCCGGTTGATTACATCTGCCAAATCTTCCTGCACACTTGTCACGATCCGACTTCGTCTGACCTGCTCAAACGTCTCGGCATTCTGAAGCAAAGGGATTTGCGTGCTGGAGGCCAGTTCTTTCTGAAAACCCTCCACCCACTTCCCCAAGCCGGCATCATAGGCATACACATACCCATCGAGTGTGAAGTTAATACTGCTACCGTTTGAATCAAAATATGTATAGGGCTTTTTGGGACTCCACACCTGCCTAAATGAATCTTCAGTGTTTCCGGTAAGCTCTGTTTCATTCGCCAAAATATAGTAACCATCATAATCCAACATGACCAGTGCAGGAATGTAATTAAACATGGCCCGTATCGCAGCAGGATCATCCTGGATTCCCATATTTAACGCCATGGTCTGGGTAAACGTAGTCAAAGCTAGCTCTTTATCCGCCTTTACAAATTTGGTCGAATCATATCCTGCTTCATCGTTTTGCTTCTCATTTTGATGCATCACGGCCCCTGCATCCAGTACAGCAGTCTGAAGTGCCATCTTATATCGACTGCTTAAATATTGGACCTCGTGAGCATTGTTTGTGTTGTGAGAGATCAGCCAGAATATAGGTAAAAAGATAAGCACAAACACAATGGAAAGATCAGTAA includes:
- a CDS encoding ABC-F family ATP-binding cassette domain-containing protein, with amino-acid sequence MSLLSVENVSHNFGDRTLFKNVSFRLLAGERVGLVGANGVGKSTLMNILTGKLLKDEGKVEWTPKVRYGYLDQHTKLTPGKTIRDVLKDAFLPLLELEKEMMSITDQMADADPDKLESLLEEMGDIQEQLEQGDFYLIDVKVEEMANGLGLSAIGLDRDVAALSGGQRTKVLLAKLLLEKPTALLLDEPTNYLDVEHIEWLTRYLKDYPYAFILISHDTEFMNEVVNVIYHLEFAKLTRYSANYNKFLEMADMNKAQHIDAYEKQQEYIKKQEDFIQRNKARASTSGRAKSREKQLGKIERIDRPDEAAKPTFKFKDARASSKTVFEGIDFEIGYTYALLPKMTMTIERGEKIAIVGCNGVGKSTLLKTILGKIPPISGKTFLGDYLETAYFEQEVRAGNITPIEDVWNEFSHLTQNEVRGHLARCGLKNEHITRPLNALSGGEQAKVRLCKLLMRESNWILFDEPTNHLDVTAKAELKRALQEFKGTVLLVSHEPEFYEGWVTKTWDVEAWSEKQ